The nucleotide window CCCGCGGGAGGAGGGGGCCGGCATGCTGGTGGGGCGGGAGGCCTGTGCCGGAACGGTCGGCGGCGGACGGCTGGAATGGACCGCCATCGCCACCGCGCGGCGGATGCTGGAGGACGGCACCGCCGCCGAGACGCTCGACCTCGCTCTGGGGCCGGCGACGGGCCAGTGCTGCGGCGGGCATGTCGTGCTGCGGCTGGAGCGGGCCGATAGCGGCACCGTGGCGGCGTTGCAGGAACGGGAGCGCCGGGCGCGGGAGGCGCGGCCGACGCTGCTGCTGTTCGGGGCCGGGCATGTCGGACGGGCCATGGCGACGGCCTTCGCGCCGCTGCCGCTGCGCCTGCGGTGGATCGACGGCCGGGCGCAGGAGTTTCCCGGGACGATCCCGGCGGGGGTGGAACGCATCCTGACCGACAGCCCGCTCGATCCGCTGGCGGAGGCTCCTGCCGGTGCCGGCTATCTGGTGCTGACCCACAGCCACGCCCTGGATTTCGAGATCGCCGAGGCCGCTTTGCGCCGGGGTGATGCCGCCTATGTCGGCATGATCGGTTCCGCCACCAAGCGGGCGAAGTTCGAGCGCTGGTTCCGGGCGCGGGGGCGGGAGGCGCAGGCGCTGGAGGGGCTGACCTGCCCCATCGGTGCGGCGCTGACCGGCGACAAGCGGCCGGAGGTGATCGCGGCCCTGGCGGCGGCGGAACTGCTGGTGGCGCTTGCGAAACCCCTCACCGCATCGCCTCGGCGCCCGACACCAGTTCGATCAGTTCATTCGTGACCTGTTCCTGGCGCAGGTGGCGCGCCGTTGCGGTCAGTTCCTCCAGCGTGTTCTCGATGTTGTGGCGGGCCGTCATCATGGTGGTGAGGCGCGCGGCGTTCTCGGCGGCAAAGCCCTCCATCGCGGCATTGGCGAGCAGGGCGAAGACATATTCGTCCACCAGACGGGCGATCAGGTCGCGCGGCGGCATGTTGATGAGCGGCGGCACCGGCCGGGCGCCAATGTGCGGCAGGCCGAGCGGCAGCAGCGGGCGGCGCATCAGTTCCGGCGGCGCGCCCGCGTTGGTCCGGCCGTAGAGCAGATCCACCCGGCCCAGCCGCCCGTCCGCCGCCGCGTGGTAGAGCGCCTCGGCGATGCGCAGCGCGGTGGCGGTGACGGCATCGGTGTTGGTCGCCATCGCCGTGGTCCAGGCCGGCGGGCGGCCGCGTTCCTCCAGCAGGGCGGCGCCGCGCGAACCCGCCACCCACAGCTCGCAGCCCGGCGGCGCCGCCAGCGCCGCATCGACCAGCTTTTCAGCGAAGCCGCCGACGAAGCCATGTTCCGGCGCGAACAGCACCCAGGCATGATGGCCGCGTCCGTTGACCGGCCATTGCAGCGGCGCGTCGTCCAGCAAGGCCGCGGCCTGGCCCAGCGCCCCGGCGATCACCTCGGCATAGGCGCGGGTGCCGCCCAGCGTGCCGAGCGCCTGCTGCAGCCGCATGGCGGCGAGCGATCGCATGACGTCCGTCACCGATTCCAGATCCTGCACGCTGGCCCGCCGGGCCTCGACCTCCTCCAGCCGTTCGGTCATGGCGTTCCTCCGCCCAAATCCGTCGCCGCCTGGGCGATCAGATCACGCAGCGCCGCCTTGGTGGCGTCGTCGAGCCTGTCGCCGATCTTCGGCGGGCGGGCCTCGACCAGGGCGGCGAGCGCCGTCTGGAAGCGCGGCATCGCCTCCAGCGGCAGCCGGTCGAGCGTGCCGTCGGCCAGCGCCAGCAGCTGCGCCGCCTGGACCGCCAGCGGGCGGGGCGACAGGTGCCGCTGCGCCAGCAGCGCCCGCATGCGCCGGCCATGCTCCACCGCCTTGCGCGTCCGCTCGTCCACCAGACCGCCGAAGCGGGTGAAGGCCTCCAGCTCCAGGAACTGGGCGTAGTCGAGCCGCAGTGGTTCCGCGAGGCTGCGCAGGGCCGGCGGCTGCGCCTTGCCGCCGACGCGGGACACGCTGCGGCCGATGTCCACCGCCGGCTTCTGTCCCTCGTAGAACAGCTTGGCGTCGAGGCAGACCTGACCGTCGGTGATGGAGATCAGGTTGGTCGGGATGTAGGCCGATAGATTGCCGCCCTGCGTCTCGGCGATGGGCAGCGCGGTCAGCGACCCGCCGCCCCTGCCGGGTCCGAGCTTGGCCGCCCGTTCCAGCAGGCGGCTGTGCAGGTAGAAGACGTCGCCCGGATAGGCTTCCCGCCCCGGCGGACGGCGCAGCAGCAGCGACAATTGGCGGTGGACCGCCGCATGCTTGGTCAGGTCGTCGACGATCACCAGGGCGTGGCGGCCGCTGTCGCGGAAATGCTCGGCCATGGTGAAGCCGGCATAGGGCGCCAGCCATTGCAGGCCGGGGGCGGAATCGGCGGCGGCGATGACGAACAGGGTGCGCGCGGTGGCGCCGCCCTGGCGCACCGCCTCGATCGCCGCGCGCACGCCGGACGCCTTCTGCCCGACGGCGACGTAGACGCAGAACACGTCGCCATCGGTCTGGTTGAGGATGGCGTCCACCGCGATGGCGGTCTTGCCGGTGGCGCGGTCGCCGATCAGCAGCTCGCGCTGGCCGCGGCCGAGCGGGAACATGGCGTCGATCACCGCGGTGCCGGTCAGCAGCGGTTCGGACACCGCGGCGCGCTCGGCGATGCCCGGAGCGGGACGCTCCACCGTCTCCCACCCGTCGGCCTCGATGGGCGGGCCGTCGTCCAGCGGGTTGCCGAGCGGATCGACCACCCGTCCCATCAGCCTGTCGCCGACCGGCACGCGCAGCACGGTGCCGGTGCCGTGGACGGCTCCGCCGGCGGCGACCTGCGCGGCGTCGCCCAACAGCACGCAGCCGATCCGATCATCCAGATCCATGGCGAGACCGGCGACCCCGCCGGGAAACAGCAGCAGCTCGTCCACCCGCACGTCGGGCAGGCCGGAGACATGGGCGATGCCGTCGCCGACCGACTCCACCCGCCCGACCGATTCCAGCCGCGCGGCCGTATCCAGCCCGTCCAGCCGGCGCAACGCGCCCGGCATCCAGGCGTCGAGCGCGTCCTCAAGCGACGGGGTCGGCATCGGTTCTTGCGGAGTCATGACGGATCATCTCCTCCCTCGCCTCGGCCAGTGTCTGCTTCCAGCTGCGGCG belongs to Azospirillum ramasamyi and includes:
- the xdhC gene encoding xanthine dehydrogenase accessory protein XdhC, which codes for MTILSTTLSDWLSLGAPAILVTVAEARGSTPREEGAGMLVGREACAGTVGGGRLEWTAIATARRMLEDGTAAETLDLALGPATGQCCGGHVVLRLERADSGTVAALQERERRAREARPTLLLFGAGHVGRAMATAFAPLPLRLRWIDGRAQEFPGTIPAGVERILTDSPLDPLAEAPAGAGYLVLTHSHALDFEIAEAALRRGDAAYVGMIGSATKRAKFERWFRARGREAQALEGLTCPIGAALTGDKRPEVIAALAAAELLVALAKPLTASPRRPTPVRSVHS
- a CDS encoding F0F1 ATP synthase subunit gamma, whose translation is MTERLEEVEARRASVQDLESVTDVMRSLAAMRLQQALGTLGGTRAYAEVIAGALGQAAALLDDAPLQWPVNGRGHHAWVLFAPEHGFVGGFAEKLVDAALAAPPGCELWVAGSRGAALLEERGRPPAWTTAMATNTDAVTATALRIAEALYHAAADGRLGRVDLLYGRTNAGAPPELMRRPLLPLGLPHIGARPVPPLINMPPRDLIARLVDEYVFALLANAAMEGFAAENAARLTTMMTARHNIENTLEELTATARHLRQEQVTNELIELVSGAEAMR
- a CDS encoding F0F1 ATP synthase subunit alpha, whose product is MTPQEPMPTPSLEDALDAWMPGALRRLDGLDTAARLESVGRVESVGDGIAHVSGLPDVRVDELLLFPGGVAGLAMDLDDRIGCVLLGDAAQVAAGGAVHGTGTVLRVPVGDRLMGRVVDPLGNPLDDGPPIEADGWETVERPAPGIAERAAVSEPLLTGTAVIDAMFPLGRGQRELLIGDRATGKTAIAVDAILNQTDGDVFCVYVAVGQKASGVRAAIEAVRQGGATARTLFVIAAADSAPGLQWLAPYAGFTMAEHFRDSGRHALVIVDDLTKHAAVHRQLSLLLRRPPGREAYPGDVFYLHSRLLERAAKLGPGRGGGSLTALPIAETQGGNLSAYIPTNLISITDGQVCLDAKLFYEGQKPAVDIGRSVSRVGGKAQPPALRSLAEPLRLDYAQFLELEAFTRFGGLVDERTRKAVEHGRRMRALLAQRHLSPRPLAVQAAQLLALADGTLDRLPLEAMPRFQTALAALVEARPPKIGDRLDDATKAALRDLIAQAATDLGGGTP